One genomic region from Thermoleptolyngbya sichuanensis A183 encodes:
- a CDS encoding nucleoside 2-deoxyribosyltransferase: protein MNIYLAGPDVFLPEPLEAARAKKEICAKYGFVGQFPFDNALDLSGLTPVEAGLAIYKSNIQLMDRCDLIVANMTPFRGPSMDVGTAFEMGYMAAQGKPVFGYSNDGRLYGDRVPQPTPEHDENNLFVEQFGMHDNLMLEGAIYTSSGDFQGKQIDTASYYTDLSVFEAVIQLAAAKLLS, encoded by the coding sequence ATGAACATCTACCTCGCCGGGCCCGATGTCTTTTTACCAGAACCACTGGAAGCGGCGCGGGCCAAAAAGGAAATTTGTGCAAAATATGGCTTTGTTGGTCAGTTTCCGTTTGACAATGCGCTGGATCTATCGGGGTTGACCCCTGTTGAAGCGGGGCTGGCAATCTACAAAAGCAACATTCAACTGATGGATCGCTGTGACCTGATCGTGGCCAACATGACCCCGTTTCGGGGCCCCAGCATGGACGTGGGCACGGCGTTTGAAATGGGCTATATGGCGGCGCAGGGCAAGCCTGTGTTTGGCTATAGCAATGATGGTCGGCTGTATGGCGATCGCGTCCCTCAGCCCACGCCCGAGCACGACGAAAACAACCTGTTTGTAGAACAGTTTGGAATGCATGACAACCTGATGTTGGAGGGGGCGATCTACACTAGCAGTGGCGACTTTCAGGGCAAGCAGATTGACACAGCGAGCTATTACACGGATCTGAGCGTGTTTGAAGCCGTGATTCAGCTTGCTGCGGCAAAGCTCTTGAGCTAG
- a CDS encoding NupC/NupG family nucleoside CNT transporter has translation MERAISLIGILIFFGLAYLFSVNRRAINWRTVTIGFLLQFLMGLFVLKLPIGYQIFKFIGDLVTGFLNFADAGAEFVFGADFREHFFAFKVMPTVIFFSGVIGLLYYLGVMQKIVGAIAGLMRRTMRTSGPETTSCAANIFIGQTEAPLMIKPFVGRVTLSELHAIMTGGFATVAGGVLAAYISFGINPEQLIAASVMNAPGALAMSKVFFPQTGKFSYDSVLDEELKEDEIARKEAGEEEVLIPPEAASTAKDPIGAIADGAIQGIQLVLAIMAILIAFLALIAAINAFLGWLGGLIGVPQLSMEFLLSYLLFPLAFIMGVPIADCANVAVFLGKKIILNEFIAYTDLAEAISNSAIGARAATIATFALCGFANLGSIGQQIGVIGGMVPSRRDDVARLGVRAMIAGSFTNFVSAAIAGLLT, from the coding sequence ATGGAACGTGCGATTTCACTGATTGGGATTCTTATATTTTTTGGTTTAGCGTATCTGTTTTCTGTCAATCGTCGGGCTATTAACTGGCGGACGGTGACTATCGGCTTTTTGCTTCAGTTTTTGATGGGTTTGTTTGTGCTGAAGCTGCCAATTGGCTATCAAATTTTCAAGTTTATTGGCGACCTGGTTACGGGATTTCTAAACTTTGCGGATGCGGGTGCAGAGTTCGTTTTTGGAGCCGATTTTCGGGAGCATTTCTTTGCCTTTAAGGTGATGCCCACGGTGATCTTTTTTTCTGGGGTGATCGGGCTTTTGTATTACCTGGGCGTGATGCAGAAAATTGTGGGGGCGATCGCCGGACTGATGCGTCGCACCATGCGAACTTCTGGCCCTGAAACAACGTCTTGCGCTGCCAATATTTTCATCGGGCAGACGGAAGCGCCGCTGATGATTAAGCCCTTTGTGGGGCGCGTCACGCTGTCGGAGCTGCACGCTATTATGACGGGCGGCTTTGCGACGGTGGCGGGCGGTGTGTTGGCTGCTTATATTTCGTTTGGTATTAACCCAGAGCAGTTGATTGCTGCTTCGGTGATGAATGCGCCGGGTGCTTTGGCGATGTCAAAGGTGTTTTTTCCACAGACTGGAAAATTTTCCTATGATTCTGTTTTAGATGAGGAGCTAAAGGAAGACGAAATCGCGCGCAAAGAAGCAGGCGAAGAAGAGGTGCTGATTCCGCCCGAAGCTGCTTCTACAGCAAAAGATCCGATTGGGGCGATCGCCGATGGTGCGATTCAGGGCATCCAGTTGGTATTAGCCATTATGGCGATTTTGATTGCGTTTCTAGCGCTGATTGCTGCCATAAATGCCTTTTTGGGCTGGCTTGGCGGGCTGATTGGTGTGCCCCAGCTTTCGATGGAATTTTTGCTGTCTTATCTGCTGTTTCCGCTGGCGTTCATCATGGGTGTACCGATTGCCGACTGTGCCAACGTTGCCGTATTTTTGGGCAAGAAAATTATCCTGAATGAATTCATTGCTTACACCGATCTGGCAGAAGCTATTAGCAACAGCGCCATCGGGGCCCGTGCAGCAACGATCGCTACCTTTGCCCTCTGCGGCTTTGCCAACTTGGGGTCTATCGGTCAGCAAATCGGCGTGATTGGTGGCATGGTGCCCAGTCGTCGCGACGACGTAGCCCGCCTGGGCGTTCGCGCTATGATCGCAGGCTCGTTTACGAACTTTGTCAGCGCGGCGATCGCCGGCCTGTTGACCTGA
- a CDS encoding iron uptake porin, translating to MRSTFEKFEKFEKFEEFELNHFSTGVKQAEGHRSQIQPSPAKSFWQTLMLGMALMTGGMAWAGLGTLALALQSDIANASELPVSELPVSEIPVSEIPASELAGSNLSEYSLDTPASAVSLTTLDQLSEYGGENRGDGNMAQVTSVTEFSDVSPGDWAYEALAYLANSESQGGLDCLEGYPNGTYLGGRAMTRYEFAAGLASCLDAVVGRLESLDPEALARIEALQREFASELAALRGRVDALEAAVEELQANQFSTTTTLFGETIFSIADIFGSNVDDANSTVFQARVRLNFNTSFTGQDLLNTRLQFSNLEFFNLGDNGLPDSFTAGNVVPMATFPNPYLRQTSPYYFFGTNNFDVTRLFYAFPVGNLRVTLAATGTGITDIVSSISPIDAGGYGSISFLAYNPIYDAGAPSSGIGLTYDFSDTFQIGVGYLTGFGQGNPSPGFGLFNGGYSLFGQLTFRPGPLSIGLIYLNGYNNLESSGLPAAVTNQYGITINYALSDTFNIGAWFNYEDGILIGTADYRSVAYAGYLAINDLGGPNNQLVLAAGVPPRISDYEIGSTRIGAFIDDAAFSAELSYRISFSDNISLTPGIIWTADPGNNNDNSDTFLGVLRTTFYF from the coding sequence ATGAGGTCAACGTTTGAAAAGTTTGAAAAGTTTGAAAAGTTTGAAGAGTTTGAGCTGAATCATTTTTCCACAGGGGTTAAACAAGCCGAAGGACATCGGTCGCAGATCCAGCCGTCGCCTGCTAAGTCCTTCTGGCAAACGCTGATGCTGGGTATGGCGCTGATGACTGGGGGCATGGCGTGGGCCGGGTTGGGGACGTTGGCGCTAGCCTTGCAGAGCGATATCGCCAACGCCTCCGAACTTCCAGTCTCCGAACTTCCAGTCTCCGAAATTCCAGTCTCCGAAATTCCAGCAAGCGAACTCGCTGGAAGCAATCTGTCCGAATACAGCCTGGATACTCCGGCAAGTGCTGTCAGCCTGACCACACTCGACCAGCTTTCGGAATATGGCGGCGAAAACCGAGGCGACGGCAACATGGCCCAGGTCACGTCTGTCACCGAGTTTTCTGACGTTAGCCCCGGCGACTGGGCCTACGAAGCCCTCGCCTATCTCGCAAATTCCGAGAGCCAGGGTGGTTTGGACTGTCTGGAGGGCTACCCCAACGGCACCTACCTGGGCGGACGAGCCATGACCCGCTACGAATTCGCCGCAGGTCTAGCGTCCTGTCTAGATGCAGTCGTGGGACGGCTGGAAAGCCTCGACCCCGAAGCTCTGGCCCGCATCGAAGCGCTCCAGCGAGAGTTTGCGTCTGAACTCGCCGCCCTGCGCGGCCGGGTCGATGCCCTCGAGGCCGCCGTCGAAGAACTGCAAGCGAACCAGTTCTCCACTACCACCACCCTCTTTGGTGAAACCATCTTTTCCATTGCCGACATTTTTGGCAGCAACGTAGACGATGCCAATAGCACCGTCTTCCAGGCCCGCGTCCGCCTCAACTTCAATACCAGCTTTACGGGTCAAGACCTGCTGAATACCCGTCTTCAGTTCTCCAACCTGGAGTTTTTTAACCTGGGAGACAACGGACTGCCCGACAGTTTTACGGCTGGCAATGTTGTGCCGATGGCGACGTTTCCCAACCCCTACTTGCGGCAAACTTCGCCCTACTATTTCTTTGGCACTAACAACTTCGACGTAACCCGCCTGTTCTATGCTTTTCCGGTGGGGAACCTGCGCGTCACGCTGGCGGCTACGGGCACAGGCATTACCGATATCGTCTCCAGCATTAGCCCCATCGATGCAGGCGGCTACGGCTCCATCAGTTTTCTGGCCTATAACCCGATCTACGATGCGGGTGCGCCCAGTTCTGGTATTGGTTTAACCTACGACTTTAGCGACACCTTCCAGATTGGTGTAGGTTATCTGACGGGCTTTGGCCAGGGCAATCCGTCTCCTGGCTTTGGGCTGTTCAACGGGGGCTATTCTCTGTTTGGGCAACTCACCTTCCGGCCGGGGCCCCTGTCGATTGGTCTGATCTATCTCAACGGGTATAACAACCTGGAGTCGAGCGGTTTGCCCGCCGCCGTGACCAACCAGTACGGCATTACCATCAACTACGCGCTGTCGGATACCTTCAACATCGGAGCCTGGTTTAACTATGAAGACGGCATCCTGATTGGAACGGCGGATTATCGCTCGGTGGCCTATGCGGGCTATCTGGCGATTAACGACTTGGGCGGGCCCAATAACCAGCTTGTTTTGGCAGCAGGGGTGCCGCCTCGCATTTCTGACTACGAAATCGGCAGCACTCGCATCGGCGCGTTTATTGACGATGCTGCGTTTTCAGCAGAGCTTTCGTACCGCATTAGCTTTAGCGACAATATCTCGCTGACTCCAGGCATCATCTGGACGGCTGACCCCGGCAACAACAACGACAATAGCGACACCTTCCTGGGTGTGCTTCGCACGACGTTCTATTTCTAG